A region from the Methylovorus glucosotrophus genome encodes:
- the earP gene encoding elongation factor P maturation arginine rhamnosyltransferase EarP encodes MTDKRQRWDIFCRIVDNYGDIGVCWRLARQLAHEYALDVRLWVDALPVAQRLLPALDTQLAEQVLDGVTIAHWSPDFQFDRIADVVIEAFACELPDPYINAMAAQPPVWINLEYLSAEAWVEEFHLQPSPHPRLALKKTFFFPGFTENTGGLLRERHLMKERDAAQAGSSATFSVMASPADALRVSLFAYPQANIAGLFTAMASGDRPVVCLIPESSLLAPVSQFFDTETLQPGDHYSQGSLSVHILPFLRQAEYDQLLWSCDLNFVRGEDSWIRAIWAGRPFVWQPYIQSEDTHLVKLEAFLQRYLPPLGTAAADVWATFHRQWAQEQLAADSWSRLAHALPAIQQHASQQSQALAAQDDLAAKLVIFVRNFQ; translated from the coding sequence ATGACAGACAAGCGACAACGCTGGGATATCTTCTGCCGCATCGTCGATAACTACGGCGACATCGGCGTTTGCTGGCGGCTGGCACGCCAACTGGCCCATGAATATGCGCTGGATGTCAGGCTGTGGGTTGATGCTTTGCCGGTGGCACAACGTCTGCTGCCCGCGCTGGATACGCAGCTGGCCGAGCAAGTGCTGGATGGCGTTACCATCGCGCACTGGTCGCCAGACTTCCAGTTTGACCGGATAGCCGACGTGGTGATTGAAGCCTTTGCCTGCGAGTTGCCCGACCCCTACATCAACGCCATGGCGGCGCAGCCGCCGGTGTGGATCAACCTGGAATATCTCAGCGCCGAAGCCTGGGTGGAAGAGTTCCACCTGCAACCCTCCCCTCACCCCCGACTTGCGCTCAAGAAGACGTTTTTCTTCCCTGGCTTTACGGAAAACACCGGTGGGCTATTGCGCGAGCGCCACTTAATGAAAGAGAGAGATGCCGCGCAAGCTGGGTCTTCTGCCACGTTCAGCGTCATGGCAAGCCCTGCCGATGCCTTGCGGGTTTCCCTGTTTGCCTATCCGCAAGCCAACATTGCGGGCTTGTTCACCGCCATGGCGAGTGGCGACAGACCGGTGGTGTGCCTGATACCGGAAAGTAGCCTGCTGGCGCCTGTCAGCCAGTTTTTCGACACAGAAACACTCCAGCCTGGCGATCATTACTCGCAAGGTTCACTAAGTGTCCATATCCTGCCGTTTCTCAGGCAGGCGGAGTATGACCAGCTCTTGTGGTCGTGCGACCTCAACTTTGTGCGCGGTGAAGACAGCTGGATCCGCGCCATCTGGGCAGGACGGCCCTTCGTCTGGCAACCTTATATCCAGAGCGAAGATACGCATCTGGTTAAACTCGAAGCATTTTTGCAACGTTACCTTCCGCCTTTGGGAACAGCTGCGGCGGATGTCTGGGCCACGTTTCATCGGCAATGGGCACAAGAGCAACTGGCAGCCGATAGCTGGTCCCGGCTGGCGCATGCCTTGCCCGCCATTCAGCAGCATGCCAGCCAGCAATCGCAAGCCCTTGCTGCACAAGACGATCTGGCGGCCAAGCTGGTGATTTTTGTGAGAAATTTTCAATAA
- the efp gene encoding elongation factor P: MKTAQELRVGNVFMVGNDPMVVLKAEYSKSGRNSSVVKMKFKNLLTESPSEAVYKADDKFDVVVLEKKEVSYSYFADPMYVFMDTEYNQYEIEAETMADALNFLEDGMQCEVVFYNGKPISVELPNSVVREITYTEPAVKGDTSGKVMKPARISTGFELPVPLFCDIGDKIEIDTRTLEYKNRVK, from the coding sequence ATGAAAACAGCTCAGGAACTTCGCGTAGGCAACGTATTTATGGTGGGTAACGATCCCATGGTCGTACTCAAAGCCGAATACAGCAAATCGGGCCGCAACTCTTCCGTGGTCAAGATGAAATTCAAGAATCTGCTCACCGAATCCCCGAGCGAAGCGGTTTACAAAGCCGATGACAAGTTTGATGTTGTCGTGCTGGAAAAGAAGGAAGTGAGCTACTCCTACTTTGCTGACCCGATGTACGTGTTCATGGATACCGAATACAACCAGTACGAAATCGAAGCCGAAACCATGGCCGATGCCCTGAACTTCCTGGAAGACGGCATGCAATGTGAAGTGGTGTTCTACAACGGCAAGCCTATCTCGGTTGAACTGCCAAACTCCGTTGTTCGCGAAATCACCTACACCGAGCCAGCGGTCAAGGGCGACACCTCCGGCAAGGTCATGAAGCCAGCCCGTATCTCCACCGGTTTTGAACTGCCAGTGCCTTTGTTCTGTGACATCGGCGACAAGATCGAAATCGACACCCGTACGCTGGAATACAAGAACCGCGTCAAGTAA
- a CDS encoding TIGR03915 family putative DNA repair protein, translating into METVYLQHETDMDGWRDAARRLILAGVAPHDVHWCVRPTEESIVQGDIFAMASVKSVPDTQAPPAKDGQRLMVSKQFIELARMVILHAATERFGLLYRVLWRCQRERGLMRLTGDADVARLHAMAKAVGRDKHKMKAFVRFRETVVEVRTRYLAWFEPEHHIIAAIAPFFIGRFTSMDWTIMSPRMGMHWDGKALQFLPGGMPEALPEEDASEALWLSYYRHIFNPARLKLKAMQKEMPKKYWHNLPEAELIEELIAEAGARTQAMLERPPEAPRRKIVGYKRKPD; encoded by the coding sequence ATGGAAACGGTTTATCTACAGCATGAAACCGATATGGATGGCTGGCGCGATGCGGCACGCCGTCTGATTCTGGCAGGCGTGGCCCCGCACGATGTGCACTGGTGTGTGCGGCCGACCGAGGAGTCCATCGTCCAAGGGGATATATTTGCCATGGCCTCCGTCAAGTCAGTACCTGACACGCAGGCGCCACCCGCCAAAGACGGCCAGCGGTTGATGGTGTCCAAGCAGTTTATTGAGCTTGCGCGCATGGTTATTTTGCATGCTGCGACTGAGCGGTTCGGCTTGCTTTACCGGGTGCTCTGGCGTTGCCAGCGTGAGCGCGGGTTGATGCGCCTGACGGGGGATGCCGATGTTGCCCGCCTGCATGCCATGGCAAAAGCGGTGGGGCGCGACAAGCACAAGATGAAAGCCTTTGTCCGCTTTCGCGAAACCGTTGTGGAAGTGCGGACACGTTACCTGGCCTGGTTTGAGCCCGAACATCACATTATTGCGGCGATCGCGCCTTTCTTTATTGGCCGATTCACCAGCATGGATTGGACCATCATGAGCCCGCGCATGGGCATGCATTGGGATGGCAAAGCCTTGCAGTTTTTGCCCGGCGGCATGCCGGAGGCCTTGCCCGAAGAGGATGCTAGTGAGGCGCTATGGCTGAGTTACTACCGGCATATTTTCAATCCGGCGCGGCTCAAGCTCAAGGCCATGCAAAAGGAAATGCCCAAGAAATACTGGCACAACCTGCCCGAAGCCGAGCTGATTGAAGAGCTGATTGCGGAGGCGGGGGCACGTACCCAGGCCATGCTGGAAAGACCGCCTGAAGCGCCAAGGCGGAAAATTGTCGGCTACAAACGCAAGCCTGATTGA
- a CDS encoding putative DNA modification/repair radical SAM protein, giving the protein MQLKQKLEILADAAKYDASCASSGTEQRNSRDGKGIGSTTGMGICHSYAPDGRCISLLKILLTNFCLYDCVYCVNRVTSNVPRARFSIDEVVQLTLSFYRRNYIEGLFLSSGIIQSPDYTMEQVVEVARILREEHDFRGYIHLKTIPDASPELLARAGRYADRLSINIELPTAASLSTLAPEKDGVAIRVSMGKLRERIDASKDKTLTGKRPPRFSPGGQSTQMIVGADATDDRTILNTSADLYGQYRLRRVYYSAFSPIPDASPVLPLQSPPLVREHRLYQADWLMRFYGFESHEIITGEQGMLALDMDPKTAWALQNRAMFPVDINRAPKATLLRVPGLGVRNVQRILAARRVRAVRLDDLVRMRAPVNRMLPFIQVPDHHPGATLDAASLPAQLKETPAMPQQLGLFL; this is encoded by the coding sequence ATGCAGCTAAAACAGAAGTTGGAGATACTGGCGGATGCCGCCAAATACGATGCCTCGTGTGCCTCCAGCGGCACCGAGCAGCGCAACTCGCGCGATGGCAAAGGCATAGGCTCCACTACGGGCATGGGCATTTGTCATAGCTATGCGCCGGATGGTCGGTGTATTTCGCTATTGAAAATTCTGCTCACCAATTTTTGCCTGTATGACTGCGTGTATTGCGTTAATCGGGTGACCAGCAATGTGCCTCGGGCCCGCTTCAGTATTGATGAGGTGGTGCAGCTCACCCTGTCGTTTTATCGCCGAAACTATATCGAAGGTCTGTTCCTCAGCTCCGGCATAATCCAGAGCCCGGATTACACCATGGAGCAAGTGGTGGAAGTGGCACGCATACTGCGTGAAGAGCATGATTTTCGGGGTTACATTCATCTGAAAACCATCCCCGATGCCAGCCCGGAATTGCTGGCGCGCGCCGGGCGGTATGCCGACCGGCTCAGCATCAACATTGAACTGCCGACGGCGGCAAGCCTGTCGACCCTGGCACCAGAAAAAGATGGCGTGGCGATTCGTGTTTCCATGGGCAAATTGCGCGAGCGCATTGATGCGAGCAAAGATAAAACCCTGACGGGCAAGCGCCCGCCGCGCTTTTCACCTGGAGGCCAAAGCACCCAGATGATCGTCGGTGCAGATGCCACGGATGACAGGACTATCCTGAATACCAGCGCCGATCTTTATGGCCAGTATCGCCTGCGGCGCGTGTATTACTCGGCTTTCAGCCCTATCCCCGATGCTAGCCCGGTGCTTCCCTTGCAATCACCGCCGCTGGTGCGCGAGCACAGACTGTATCAGGCCGATTGGCTGATGCGGTTTTACGGATTTGAATCGCATGAAATCATTACCGGTGAGCAAGGCATGCTGGCTCTGGACATGGACCCGAAGACCGCCTGGGCCTTGCAGAATCGCGCCATGTTCCCGGTTGATATCAACCGTGCTCCTAAAGCTACCTTGTTGCGGGTGCCCGGCCTGGGTGTGCGTAATGTGCAACGCATTCTGGCTGCACGCCGTGTCAGGGCTGTACGGCTGGATGATCTGGTGCGCATGCGGGCGCCGGTCAACCGCATGCTGCCGTTCATTCAAGTGCCTGACCATCACCCCGGCGCCACGCTGGATGCAGCCAGCCTGCCTGCCCAGCTGAAAGAAACACCAGCCATGCCGCAGCAACTGGGATTATTCCTGTAG
- a CDS encoding chemotaxis protein CheW yields MPTDQIPSSHCHMIDSMVSLNRYRDGLQQLQNVWDNLSLLSQLSGTGTDMTETRQAFSQVTNDVLNSLAEETLDKTVTSLTSKAQVTVDIVVRNLFERTADIGFLATDDDIRAFLDKHFSGSAYPSDLDALRHRFREYVKKYSVYSNIILLDTDGNVLVQLDEKNPVTQSQDALIAEALETTEAYVEVFRKTDLLPEQNTSLIYAYRVTTTNQRVAGVLCLCFRFENEMEGVFGDLITHQDWAVGLLLDQKGCVVASSDKYQIPIGAPLEVAADKDYLLTRFAGREYIAVTCKTKGYQGYMGPGWIGHAMIPLEHAFDGDIATSVAGIDKKLLAKVMRSPLLFSQTLLGIPKQASTIQNRLNQSVWNGNIWQKRESGQTAHQSSFSKTLLWEISNTGFKTQHVIETTVSDLYQTVVSVMLENSRFFASLAVDIMDRNLYERANDCRWWALTTTFRQLLSHSNRSRSDVAAIEKVLSYINGLYTVYANLVVFDRQGEIIAVSNPAYNDCVGTFIEAEWMSRLRGLRSSQDYVVSRFEATPLYKNKPTYIYAAAIRSEDDVGIVGGIGIVFDSAPQFSAMLTDALPRDTAGEPIPGSFTLYVDGDLQVISSTLPAFSVGSTFTIQPALCKLAPGEAAFDIVLHEGRYYAVGARASSGYREFKGPNDPYQNPVTALIFIPLGNAADIDAMITSDNTYQHTQFKPTSSSTPVAGAEEYATFYVGNEWMALPAGQVLEAVQPENIKQLPESAHILEGMMQHRGGVIPVLNLAKLINTECHTAPENRQVIVIEATEESPRFGILVSALGEIPSIVPSNIELIATIFSIGNTPAEGVTRVKSDSGKDNLLIVLSTQSLWKKIYNYQQALENNVVQIAA; encoded by the coding sequence ATGCCTACCGATCAAATCCCCAGCAGCCACTGTCACATGATAGACAGCATGGTCAGTCTTAACCGTTATCGGGATGGCTTGCAGCAACTGCAGAATGTATGGGACAACCTTTCCCTGCTGAGCCAGCTTTCGGGTACCGGGACCGACATGACAGAAACCCGCCAGGCCTTCAGCCAGGTGACCAATGATGTGCTGAATAGTCTGGCCGAGGAAACGCTGGACAAGACCGTTACCTCGCTCACCTCCAAAGCCCAGGTAACCGTGGACATTGTGGTGCGTAACCTGTTTGAGCGCACCGCAGACATCGGTTTCCTGGCGACTGACGATGACATCCGTGCATTTCTGGACAAACATTTCAGTGGCTCCGCCTACCCCTCGGATTTGGATGCCCTGCGCCATCGCTTTCGCGAATACGTCAAAAAATACTCGGTTTACTCCAACATCATCCTGCTCGATACCGATGGCAATGTGCTGGTACAGCTGGATGAGAAAAACCCCGTGACACAGAGCCAGGACGCCTTGATTGCCGAGGCGCTGGAGACCACGGAAGCCTATGTGGAAGTGTTCCGCAAAACCGATCTGCTGCCTGAGCAGAACACCAGCCTGATCTATGCGTATCGCGTGACCACCACCAACCAGCGCGTGGCTGGCGTGCTATGCCTGTGCTTCCGTTTTGAAAACGAAATGGAAGGCGTGTTCGGCGACCTGATCACGCACCAGGATTGGGCCGTGGGCTTGTTGCTGGATCAAAAAGGGTGCGTCGTCGCCAGCAGCGACAAATATCAGATCCCGATTGGTGCCCCGCTTGAAGTGGCCGCCGACAAGGACTATCTGCTGACCCGCTTTGCCGGGCGTGAATACATCGCCGTTACCTGCAAAACCAAGGGCTATCAGGGCTATATGGGACCAGGCTGGATTGGTCACGCCATGATTCCGCTGGAGCATGCGTTTGATGGCGATATTGCGACCTCTGTCGCCGGCATTGATAAAAAGCTGCTCGCCAAGGTGATGCGCAGCCCCCTGCTATTCTCGCAAACGCTGCTGGGCATTCCCAAGCAGGCATCCACCATCCAGAACCGCCTCAATCAGTCGGTCTGGAACGGCAATATCTGGCAGAAACGCGAATCTGGCCAGACCGCGCATCAATCCAGCTTTTCCAAGACCTTGTTGTGGGAAATCAGCAATACCGGCTTCAAGACGCAACATGTCATTGAGACTACCGTGTCTGACCTCTATCAGACGGTGGTATCGGTCATGCTGGAAAACTCGCGTTTCTTTGCGTCGCTCGCCGTCGATATCATGGATCGCAACCTGTATGAGCGCGCCAACGACTGTCGCTGGTGGGCATTGACGACGACCTTCCGTCAATTGCTCAGCCACAGCAACCGCTCCCGCAGCGATGTCGCCGCGATTGAAAAAGTGCTGTCGTACATCAATGGCTTGTACACGGTGTATGCCAATCTGGTGGTCTTCGACCGTCAGGGCGAGATCATCGCCGTTTCCAATCCGGCCTACAACGATTGTGTAGGCACATTCATCGAAGCCGAATGGATGTCGCGCCTGAGAGGGCTGCGCAGCTCGCAGGATTACGTGGTGTCGCGCTTTGAGGCCACCCCGCTGTACAAAAACAAGCCAACCTACATTTACGCCGCCGCCATTCGTTCAGAAGACGACGTTGGCATCGTCGGCGGTATCGGCATTGTGTTTGACAGCGCCCCGCAATTCTCCGCCATGCTGACAGATGCCTTGCCGCGCGATACAGCCGGCGAGCCTATCCCAGGCAGTTTCACGCTTTATGTAGACGGCGATTTGCAGGTCATCTCCTCCACCCTTCCTGCATTCAGCGTGGGCAGCACATTTACCATCCAGCCTGCCCTGTGCAAGCTGGCACCGGGCGAAGCGGCGTTCGATATCGTGCTGCATGAAGGCCGCTATTACGCTGTCGGCGCCCGTGCATCCTCAGGCTATCGCGAGTTCAAGGGACCGAATGACCCCTACCAGAATCCGGTGACGGCGCTGATCTTCATCCCCCTGGGCAATGCGGCGGATATCGATGCCATGATCACCTCCGACAATACCTATCAGCACACGCAATTCAAGCCTACCTCCAGCAGCACACCGGTCGCGGGCGCAGAAGAGTACGCCACTTTCTATGTCGGCAACGAATGGATGGCCTTGCCTGCCGGTCAGGTACTTGAGGCGGTGCAACCTGAAAACATCAAGCAGCTGCCAGAAAGCGCCCATATCCTTGAGGGTATGATGCAGCATAGAGGTGGCGTGATTCCGGTGCTGAATCTGGCCAAGCTGATCAATACCGAGTGCCACACAGCGCCGGAAAATCGCCAGGTGATTGTGATTGAAGCAACGGAGGAATCCCCGCGCTTTGGTATTCTGGTCAGCGCACTGGGCGAGATTCCATCGATTGTGCCTTCGAATATTGAGCTTATCGCGACCATCTTCTCCATCGGCAACACTCCAGCCGAGGGCGTCACCCGGGTTAAATCCGATAGTGGCAAAGACAACCTGCTCATTGTGTTATCCACGCAAAGTCTCTGGAAGAAAATATACAACTACCAGCAGGCGCTGGAAAACAATGTCGTGCAGATAGCGGCTTGA
- a CDS encoding phage tail sheath family protein — protein sequence MSMPKEYITPGVYVQETSSTPPAIEAMASGVPVFIGYTELAGTSQEPLTLVPRRISHQWEFIQLFGSAYPESGFAVSIKADGTAAAQVQSTSPHVLHDSLELFFANGGQDCWVISVGRFKTANETLQLAELQAGLDIAATMQGVDLIVIPEMQALSLDDYRTLADAALSHAATCHDRFVILDMLFKPAPGNTSSLAQHFHEGLEIYREQGIGQQHLSWGAVYAPHLLVNLPRRLDEPNIQVTLADGSELSLSNLFAHHRALYTAVIAAIHAQPRVLPPSGAIAGCYAAQDRNRGIWKAPANMTLSLVNAPAVELPVADYETMNVDVMRGKSINPIRLFTHKGTLVWGARTLAGNDNEWRYVPTRRLCTWIETCIRRSSGWLTFEENTPATCQTLQSSVETFLMMLWRNSVFTGEKPEQAFFVRVGQGLTMTLQDVADGRVRLEIGVATQRPAEFVHMQLSFMLGAQA from the coding sequence ATGAGCATGCCTAAGGAATACATCACGCCTGGCGTGTATGTGCAAGAAACATCCTCAACTCCGCCCGCCATTGAAGCCATGGCGAGCGGAGTACCGGTATTCATCGGCTATACCGAGCTCGCCGGCACCTCGCAGGAGCCGCTCACTCTCGTCCCTCGCCGTATCAGTCATCAATGGGAATTCATCCAGCTATTCGGCAGTGCGTATCCCGAAAGCGGCTTTGCAGTCTCCATCAAGGCCGACGGCACAGCCGCAGCGCAGGTGCAATCGACCAGCCCGCATGTGCTGCATGACAGCCTGGAACTGTTTTTTGCCAATGGCGGGCAGGATTGCTGGGTAATCTCCGTCGGCAGATTCAAAACAGCCAATGAGACACTGCAATTAGCGGAGTTGCAGGCAGGCCTGGATATCGCGGCCACCATGCAGGGCGTAGACCTCATCGTCATCCCCGAAATGCAGGCACTCAGCCTGGATGACTATCGCACCCTGGCCGATGCTGCCTTGTCCCATGCCGCCACCTGCCATGATCGCTTTGTGATTCTCGATATGCTGTTCAAACCCGCTCCGGGCAATACCTCCAGCCTGGCGCAGCATTTTCATGAGGGCCTGGAAATATACCGGGAACAGGGCATAGGTCAGCAGCATCTGAGCTGGGGAGCGGTGTATGCGCCTCATCTTTTGGTCAACCTGCCGCGCAGGCTGGATGAGCCCAATATCCAGGTCACTCTGGCCGATGGCAGCGAGCTGTCGCTGTCCAATCTGTTTGCGCATCATCGGGCTTTGTATACCGCCGTCATTGCCGCCATTCATGCCCAGCCGCGGGTACTGCCACCGTCCGGTGCCATCGCCGGATGCTATGCCGCCCAGGATCGCAACCGCGGCATCTGGAAGGCTCCCGCCAACATGACACTGTCGCTGGTCAACGCTCCTGCCGTGGAGCTGCCGGTGGCGGATTACGAAACCATGAATGTGGATGTGATGCGCGGCAAGTCCATCAACCCCATCCGGCTTTTCACGCACAAGGGCACGCTGGTATGGGGTGCACGCACGCTGGCGGGTAACGACAATGAATGGCGTTATGTACCTACCAGACGCTTGTGTACCTGGATAGAAACCTGCATCCGCCGCAGCTCCGGCTGGCTGACATTTGAAGAAAACACGCCCGCTACCTGCCAAACACTGCAATCAAGCGTCGAGACGTTTCTGATGATGTTATGGCGTAACAGTGTGTTTACAGGGGAAAAGCCCGAGCAGGCTTTTTTTGTGCGGGTGGGTCAAGGGCTGACCATGACCCTGCAAGATGTGGCAGATGGGCGGGTGCGGCTGGAGATCGGGGTTGCCACTCAACGTCCAGCCGAGTTTGTTCATATGCAGCTCAGCTTCATGCTGGGAGCGCAGGCCTGA
- the smpB gene encoding SsrA-binding protein SmpB: MSIAQNKKAFHDYFIEEKYEAGIVLEGWEVKAIRDNRIQLKEAYVIIQRGEIYLIGCHVTPLGSASTHVRPDAIRTRKLLLHSEEIAKLIGKVERAGYTLVPLDLHFTRGRIKLQIGLAKGKKQYDKRQTEKERDWKMEQNSLMKRHVKSQA; the protein is encoded by the coding sequence ATGAGCATTGCACAGAACAAAAAAGCATTTCACGATTATTTCATCGAGGAAAAATACGAAGCGGGCATTGTGCTGGAAGGCTGGGAAGTCAAAGCCATACGGGATAACCGTATCCAGCTGAAAGAAGCTTACGTCATCATCCAGCGCGGGGAGATTTACCTGATTGGCTGCCATGTCACGCCATTGGGTTCTGCCTCAACGCACGTTCGGCCAGATGCCATTCGTACCCGCAAGCTGCTGCTACATTCGGAAGAAATTGCCAAGCTGATCGGCAAGGTGGAACGCGCTGGCTATACGCTGGTGCCGCTTGATTTGCATTTCACCCGGGGGCGCATCAAGCTGCAGATCGGGCTGGCCAAGGGCAAAAAGCAATATGACAAGCGTCAGACCGAGAAAGAACGCGACTGGAAGATGGAGCAGAATTCGCTGATGAAACGTCACGTCAAATCGCAGGCTTGA
- a CDS encoding type II toxin-antitoxin system RatA family toxin, translated as MAQVEKTVLVPHSCERMYALVDAVENYPAFLPWCGGTEVIQRDEESTTATLRIDYHGIKQHFTTQNIKTYPTIMEIRLKDGPFRHLEGVWRFIPLAEEACKIEFRLSYEFSNGLLEKLISPVFSHIANTFVDAFVVRADEVYR; from the coding sequence ATGGCTCAGGTTGAAAAAACAGTATTGGTCCCGCACTCCTGCGAGCGCATGTATGCGCTGGTGGATGCCGTCGAAAACTATCCCGCCTTCTTGCCCTGGTGTGGTGGCACCGAAGTCATCCAGCGCGACGAGGAATCCACTACCGCCACGCTGCGCATTGATTATCACGGCATCAAGCAGCACTTCACCACCCAGAATATCAAGACCTACCCCACCATCATGGAAATACGGCTGAAGGATGGCCCTTTCCGCCATCTGGAGGGGGTATGGCGCTTTATTCCGCTGGCAGAAGAAGCATGCAAGATTGAGTTCCGGCTAAGCTATGAATTTTCGAATGGCTTGCTGGAAAAGCTGATTTCGCCGGTATTCAGCCACATTGCCAACACCTTCGTCGATGCCTTTGTTGTGCGCGCCGACGAGGTTTACCGGTAA
- a CDS encoding RnfH family protein, protein MDSSPQILVEVAYAEPDRQRIIPLMVESGATAEHAIRHSGILTEFPQIDLGVNKIGIFGKHASLQTPLRARDRVEIYRPLIADPKDIRRKRVAEGRDLKKR, encoded by the coding sequence ATGGATTCCAGCCCGCAAATACTGGTTGAAGTCGCCTATGCCGAGCCTGATAGGCAACGCATTATCCCCCTCATGGTGGAGAGCGGCGCAACAGCAGAACATGCTATCCGGCATTCCGGCATTTTGACGGAGTTCCCGCAGATTGATCTCGGCGTTAACAAGATTGGGATTTTCGGCAAGCATGCCAGTTTGCAAACCCCCTTGCGGGCAAGGGACAGAGTCGAGATTTACCGTCCGCTGATTGCCGACCCCAAAGACATACGCAGGAAGCGCGTCGCAGAAGGTCGGGATCTGAAAAAACGCTAA
- a CDS encoding DUF4124 domain-containing protein produces MMHSRLLLVALLLLPMMAMADVYKWKDTNGTTRYSDIPPKNLPYETIGGGKIAAPAPAPAKAAPEEGASIKDPKLSKEIDAQRRRDDAERSKKQDQQKQAAEKQKQDNCATARGNLANYQQGGRIYKMNADGEREYLDDSAIDKGLEEAQKQVDKYCK; encoded by the coding sequence ATGATGCATTCGCGTTTGCTGCTTGTTGCTTTATTACTGTTGCCGATGATGGCGATGGCGGATGTGTATAAATGGAAAGATACCAATGGCACCACGCGGTACTCGGATATCCCTCCGAAAAACCTGCCCTATGAAACCATAGGCGGTGGCAAGATCGCCGCTCCTGCGCCAGCACCGGCCAAGGCCGCACCTGAGGAAGGGGCATCGATCAAGGACCCCAAGCTGTCGAAGGAGATTGATGCCCAGCGTCGCCGCGATGATGCGGAAAGATCCAAAAAGCAGGATCAGCAAAAGCAGGCTGCAGAGAAACAGAAGCAGGATAACTGCGCCACAGCGCGTGGCAATCTCGCCAACTATCAGCAGGGCGGGCGCATTTACAAGATGAATGCCGATGGCGAGCGCGAGTATCTGGATGACAGCGCGATTGACAAAGGCCTCGAAGAGGCCCAGAAGCAGGTGGATAAATACTGCAAGTAG